From Pedobacter indicus, a single genomic window includes:
- the nirK gene encoding copper-containing nitrite reductase — MKKVNIQQLVKKMVPLGAIVMASLVAACSGAGGGPGVMEATFEGEGDDLERIQQEMVMPPLVPVHEQVATGGPKIVEVTLEIEEKKMEVAPGDSIWALTFNGSVPGPLIVVHQDDFVELTLKNPATNAMMHNIDFHAATGHEGGADISKVNPGQEVTFRFRATRAGVFVYHCAPGGMMTPMHVVSGMNGAIMVLPREGLKDEKGKLVKYDKAFYVMEQDYYLPKNEDGSFKSIATANESMTEMEKSIRTLIPTHIVFNGRRNSLTGKNAMSVNVGDNVLFISGQANRDTRLHLIGGHADLFWPGGKFANTPYTDFETWAIPGGSAAAALYKFREPGTYTFLNHNLIEAVAFGAVAQVKAEGAEWDNALMKEITEPGPIK, encoded by the coding sequence ATGAAAAAAGTAAACATCCAACAATTAGTCAAAAAAATGGTTCCTCTCGGAGCTATCGTAATGGCTTCACTTGTCGCAGCTTGTAGCGGCGCGGGAGGTGGTCCCGGCGTTATGGAAGCAACCTTTGAAGGTGAAGGCGATGACTTAGAAAGAATACAACAAGAAATGGTAATGCCACCATTGGTTCCAGTACACGAACAAGTAGCTACTGGAGGGCCTAAGATCGTTGAAGTAACACTAGAGATTGAAGAAAAGAAGATGGAAGTTGCACCGGGAGACTCTATCTGGGCATTGACTTTCAACGGCTCGGTCCCAGGACCTTTAATTGTAGTACATCAAGATGATTTTGTTGAGCTAACACTAAAAAATCCGGCTACAAATGCGATGATGCACAATATTGATTTTCATGCTGCAACAGGACATGAGGGCGGTGCAGATATTTCTAAAGTAAATCCGGGTCAGGAAGTAACGTTCCGGTTTAGGGCAACCCGTGCAGGGGTATTCGTATATCATTGCGCGCCAGGTGGGATGATGACCCCTATGCACGTAGTCTCTGGAATGAACGGTGCAATTATGGTTCTGCCCCGCGAGGGACTAAAAGATGAGAAAGGCAAGTTAGTAAAGTATGACAAAGCATTTTACGTAATGGAACAAGATTACTATTTGCCGAAAAACGAAGATGGTTCTTTTAAAAGCATAGCGACAGCTAATGAAAGCATGACAGAGATGGAGAAATCGATCAGAACGCTGATCCCGACTCATATAGTTTTCAACGGTAGAAGGAACTCCCTCACTGGTAAAAATGCGATGAGCGTAAATGTAGGAGATAATGTATTATTCATCAGTGGCCAGGCAAACAGAGACACTCGTTTGCACTTAATCGGTGGGCATGCCGACTTATTCTGGCCAGGCGGGAAGTTCGCTAATACTCCTTACACTGACTTTGAGACCTGGGCTATTCCTGGAGGATCGGCAGCAGCAGCGTTATATAAGTTCAGAGAGCCTGGCACATATACGTTTCTTAACCATAACTTAATAGAAGCGGTCGCTTTCGGAGCTGTGGCTCAAGTTAAGGCAGAGGGTGCTGAATGGGATAATGCTTTAATGAAAGAAATTACGGAACCAGGACCGATAAAATAA
- a CDS encoding metal-sulfur cluster assembly factor encodes MELQLNDPYFPEKSKIMTALYQVVDPELMVNVIDLGLVYDIDLSVPGEVKIVMTLTSKGCPLGHAIEQGVRNAVNDIYPNTNVLVDIVWEPAWTFEKISDEGREQLGF; translated from the coding sequence ATGGAACTTCAACTTAACGATCCCTATTTCCCTGAAAAATCAAAGATCATGACCGCACTTTATCAGGTGGTGGATCCTGAACTCATGGTAAATGTTATCGATCTTGGTTTGGTGTATGACATCGATTTGTCTGTACCCGGCGAGGTGAAAATCGTGATGACATTAACCTCAAAAGGCTGTCCTTTAGGGCACGCGATTGAGCAGGGAGTAAGGAATGCGGTCAATGATATATATCCCAATACAAATGTATTGGTCGATATCGTGTGGGAGCCTGCCTGGACTTTTGAAAAGATTTCCGACGAAGGGAGAGAACAATTAGGGTTTTAA
- a CDS encoding heme-copper oxidase family protein, with the protein MVFENSKTTDYSSILPFYGTASVFFLFLTVLMFIAADRFETHFFKAETLALVHLAVLGWGTMIIFGAAYQLIPVIFGKKLYSSGLAYASFWFLLFGTLFLAFSFWGFLIGSPMVTGGSMVLISIVLYNINVIQTSKRSDTSIQRAFLIISGIWLLLTASIGLLLAVNLYIPFLPTSHMEVLKIHAHMGFVGWFLQLITGVSSKLVPMFLFGKSQKEFLLRASLVLQNIGLVGFVVDQGLFGSSPRMFVYFAIVVCGMATWFYYLVDVYRNRVKKKVDMQMKYTFISLLSLTAAIFIVPVLVFVSGNQWSILYGIFIILGWVSGIIFGKTFKTLPFIIWNKHYENMHGRKNIPLPKHLYNEKYLYWQFVVFVVAFVSLCVGVGLSHTLIIKIGLSFWILVAILYNLNVAKVFFHKPVSHGTST; encoded by the coding sequence ATGGTATTTGAAAATTCAAAGACGACGGACTATTCTTCTATTTTGCCGTTCTACGGCACGGCGTCCGTCTTTTTTCTTTTCCTAACGGTTTTAATGTTTATCGCCGCTGACCGATTCGAGACACATTTTTTTAAAGCGGAAACTTTGGCATTGGTTCATCTTGCTGTATTAGGGTGGGGTACGATGATTATTTTTGGAGCAGCATATCAATTGATTCCTGTTATTTTTGGGAAAAAGCTGTATAGTTCAGGCCTTGCCTATGCTTCCTTTTGGTTTCTTCTGTTCGGAACTCTTTTTTTGGCTTTTTCTTTTTGGGGTTTTTTAATAGGCTCTCCCATGGTCACAGGCGGTAGTATGGTATTGATTAGTATCGTGCTTTATAATATCAATGTTATACAAACTTCTAAAAGATCTGATACTTCAATCCAACGAGCATTTCTTATTATATCAGGAATTTGGCTGCTACTAACGGCTTCTATTGGTCTTTTGCTGGCTGTTAACCTATATATACCTTTCCTACCTACCAGCCATATGGAAGTTCTTAAGATACATGCTCATATGGGTTTCGTTGGTTGGTTCCTGCAGTTAATAACCGGTGTTAGCTCCAAGCTAGTACCCATGTTTCTATTTGGAAAGTCTCAGAAGGAGTTTCTCTTACGTGCTTCTTTGGTGTTACAAAATATAGGCTTAGTCGGTTTTGTAGTTGATCAAGGGTTGTTTGGATCATCTCCGCGTATGTTTGTATACTTTGCCATCGTAGTGTGCGGCATGGCGACTTGGTTTTATTATCTTGTAGATGTATACCGGAATCGAGTAAAGAAGAAGGTAGATATGCAAATGAAATACACCTTTATTTCATTACTGTCATTGACTGCCGCCATTTTCATTGTGCCAGTTTTAGTATTTGTTTCCGGCAATCAATGGAGCATTCTGTACGGCATATTTATTATTCTTGGCTGGGTCAGTGGGATTATTTTTGGTAAAACCTTTAAAACCTTACCATTTATCATTTGGAATAAACATTATGAAAACATGCATGGTAGAAAGAATATTCCCTTACCCAAACACCTATATAATGAAAAATACCTTTATTGGCAATTTGTTGTGTTTGTCGTGGCTTTTGTTTCGCTTTGTGTAGGTGTAGGATTATCACACACCCTGATTATCAAAATCGGTCTTTCCTTTTGGATATTGGTGGCCATATTATATAATTTGAATGTAGCTAAAGTTTTTTTTCACAAACCTGTCAGTCATGGAACTTCAACTTAA
- the ric gene encoding iron-sulfur cluster repair di-iron protein: MITTETLDVTTIEPRLKHPTIFQHFDALKPGESFVIHNDHDPKPLYYQLLGERGAIFKWEYMEQGPTSWLVKITLNSSGATDDAETVGAIAAKDYRKAEVFKKLGIDFCCGGEKSLKEASVEAGISEEKLKEELEQANTVTTSASQDYNNWKIDFLADFISNTHHQYIRESSTVITGLASKVAQHHGAQHPELWSVNKKVEALMGDLLDHISKEDQVLFPAIKDLVNGKKEQDSSVETIIKAMHEDHDHTGEDLRELRTLTDDYKLPPEACNSYTYLFEKLKEFENDTFKHIHLENNILFPKAIHLETQS; the protein is encoded by the coding sequence ATGATTACTACAGAAACCCTCGATGTTACGACGATCGAACCAAGATTAAAGCACCCGACTATCTTTCAACATTTTGATGCGCTTAAACCGGGTGAGAGTTTTGTTATTCATAATGATCATGATCCGAAGCCTCTTTACTACCAGTTATTAGGAGAGCGTGGTGCTATTTTTAAGTGGGAATACATGGAACAAGGTCCAACTTCTTGGTTAGTAAAAATTACGTTAAACTCTTCAGGTGCGACGGACGATGCAGAAACGGTGGGGGCAATCGCCGCCAAAGATTACCGGAAGGCTGAAGTCTTTAAGAAACTCGGTATAGATTTCTGCTGCGGCGGAGAAAAATCTCTTAAGGAGGCAAGTGTTGAAGCTGGAATTTCAGAAGAGAAACTGAAAGAAGAGCTTGAACAAGCTAATACGGTAACTACATCGGCCTCTCAAGATTATAATAATTGGAAAATTGACTTTCTTGCCGATTTTATTTCGAATACCCATCATCAATATATCCGCGAAAGTTCAACTGTGATAACCGGTCTAGCAAGTAAAGTAGCTCAGCATCACGGAGCTCAGCATCCTGAACTTTGGTCTGTCAACAAAAAAGTAGAAGCTTTGATGGGTGATCTCCTTGATCATATTTCCAAGGAAGACCAAGTTTTATTCCCCGCAATCAAAGATCTAGTAAACGGCAAAAAGGAGCAGGATTCTTCCGTTGAAACTATTATTAAGGCAATGCATGAGGATCATGACCATACAGGAGAAGATTTGCGTGAGCTTCGAACGTTAACTGATGATTATAAATTACCACCAGAGGCCTGTAATTCCTATACTTATCTATTCGAGAAACTTAAGGAGTTCGAAAACGATACCTTTAAACATATTCACCTTGAAAATAATATTCTTTTTCCGAAGGCAATTCATTTAGAAACACAAAGCTAA
- a CDS encoding group III truncated hemoglobin: protein MKTEKGDIRDLDDIKKLVDTFYDKVREDELLAPIFNGIIQDRWPQHLNIMYTFWQTVLLGEHTYFGSPFVPHANLPVEHVHFQAWLKLFNETLDELFVGKIADEAKWRADKMAVMFETKIKYFQSNNKPLS, encoded by the coding sequence ATGAAAACAGAAAAAGGTGATATTCGGGATTTAGATGATATAAAGAAACTGGTTGACACCTTCTACGATAAAGTTAGGGAAGATGAACTACTTGCCCCCATTTTTAATGGCATAATTCAGGATCGTTGGCCTCAACATCTAAATATCATGTATACTTTTTGGCAAACGGTGTTATTAGGAGAGCATACTTATTTTGGTAGCCCTTTTGTTCCTCATGCAAACCTGCCGGTCGAGCATGTGCATTTTCAAGCTTGGCTTAAATTGTTTAATGAGACACTTGATGAGCTTTTTGTTGGTAAAATAGCAGATGAGGCAAAATGGAGGGCGGACAAGATGGCTGTGATGTTCGAAACAAAAATTAAATATTTCCAATCTAATAATAAACCTTTATCATAG
- a CDS encoding RrF2 family transcriptional regulator, translating into MIFSKTCEYAIRAMIYVSQRSNEGFKVGVKEVAKGIDSPEHFIAKILQDLSRKSLLQSFKGPNGGFFIESSSEVTLADVVRAIDGDKLFVNCGLGLGYCSETHPCPIHSEFKKIRNDVSHMLNSSKITDYNELLKNKEAYLRLFTKAI; encoded by the coding sequence ATGATATTTTCTAAAACATGTGAGTATGCTATTCGTGCAATGATATACGTTTCACAACGATCTAATGAAGGTTTTAAGGTTGGCGTTAAAGAGGTGGCAAAGGGCATCGATTCTCCAGAGCACTTCATCGCAAAGATTCTGCAAGATCTGAGCAGGAAGTCTTTGCTACAGTCGTTTAAGGGACCAAATGGTGGGTTCTTCATAGAGAGTAGTTCAGAAGTAACCTTAGCGGACGTTGTCCGAGCGATAGACGGCGATAAGCTATTTGTAAATTGTGGTCTGGGTTTAGGATATTGTTCAGAAACCCACCCTTGTCCGATCCATAGCGAGTTTAAAAAAATTCGAAATGATGTCTCTCACATGTTGAACTCATCGAAAATAACAGATTATAACGAGCTTCTTAAAAATAAAGAAGCTTATCTACGGTTATTTACGAAAGCAATTTAA
- a CDS encoding c-type cytochrome, which produces MKKLFYLVLVVVFAYSCSGNSSSSDTTSTLSTNESSVADDTAADVQTEYDALVGEGKFSEDNFEFSHDSEMTEKGNAIYSAKCQSCHKLTDEMLVGPGFKGVSERRTPVWIMNFLTNTDEMIDLDPALQEQLEVCMVRMPDQALTDDDALAIVNFFHENDTKN; this is translated from the coding sequence ATGAAAAAACTATTCTATTTGGTTCTTGTAGTTGTGTTTGCCTATTCTTGTTCTGGCAATAGTTCCAGCAGCGATACAACGAGTACCTTAAGCACAAATGAAAGTTCGGTGGCGGATGATACTGCTGCAGACGTTCAAACAGAGTATGATGCTCTTGTTGGGGAGGGTAAATTTTCAGAAGATAATTTCGAATTTTCTCATGATTCGGAAATGACTGAAAAAGGGAATGCTATTTATAGCGCTAAATGTCAGAGCTGTCATAAACTCACCGATGAGATGTTGGTTGGACCGGGTTTCAAAGGAGTTAGTGAACGAAGAACTCCGGTTTGGATTATGAATTTCTTGACAAATACAGATGAAATGATTGATCTGGATCCTGCTTTACAAGAACAACTGGAAGTTTGTATGGTTAGGATGCCTGATCAGGCTTTAACGGATGACGATGCACTAGCAATAGTAAACTTTTTCCATGAAAATGACACTAAGAATTAA
- a CDS encoding copper resistance protein NlpE N-terminal domain-containing protein: MKRKLPQILFLLISSVLLSCSPKISQDLTSSSVSPETLDEWRPRGPLFFVAPAGVYKGAVPCDDCPGIEVTLDFKNDNSVVKSQRFIQSKTKKTSKHTGSWVVIEDNIVRISFSDKSQEFYKAQNGGHLIMLNNNKELKIDPAQAQFFIFNPD; the protein is encoded by the coding sequence ATGAAAAGAAAATTACCTCAGATACTATTTCTTTTAATAAGTTCCGTTTTGTTAAGTTGTTCCCCAAAAATCAGCCAGGATTTAACTAGTTCAAGTGTGTCACCCGAAACGCTCGATGAATGGAGACCGCGCGGCCCTTTGTTTTTTGTAGCACCGGCAGGAGTCTACAAAGGAGCCGTTCCCTGTGATGATTGTCCGGGAATTGAAGTCACCTTAGATTTTAAAAATGACAATTCAGTAGTAAAGTCTCAACGATTTATACAAAGTAAAACCAAAAAAACTTCGAAGCATACGGGCAGTTGGGTCGTAATTGAAGATAATATCGTACGGATTTCCTTTTCGGATAAAAGCCAAGAGTTCTATAAGGCACAAAACGGTGGACACCTTATTATGTTAAATAATAATAAAGAGTTAAAAATTGATCCCGCTCAAGCACAGTTCTTCATTTTCAACCCAGATTAA
- a CDS encoding MGMT family protein → MSLSKEEFCDRVYEFARQVPEGRVTTYGAIARAVGEPKSSRRVGYAMRVSDQADSPIPAHRVVSSSGTISCKATRVRQFLENEGVDIVDDKIRGFKKLFWDEFEK, encoded by the coding sequence GTGTCATTGTCCAAAGAAGAGTTTTGTGATCGCGTTTATGAATTTGCTCGCCAGGTTCCTGAAGGGAGAGTTACAACTTATGGTGCGATTGCTAGAGCTGTAGGTGAACCTAAATCGTCGAGAAGGGTTGGATATGCGATGCGTGTTTCAGATCAAGCAGATAGCCCAATACCGGCTCACCGAGTTGTCAGTAGTTCTGGCACGATTAGTTGTAAAGCGACAAGAGTCCGCCAGTTTCTAGAGAATGAGGGTGTTGATATAGTTGATGATAAAATCAGAGGCTTTAAAAAGCTGTTTTGGGATGAATTTGAAAAATAG